From the Oleiphilus messinensis genome, one window contains:
- a CDS encoding 3'-5' exonuclease: MPTFIDFEASSLDLISSFPIEVGICKADGSIFNWLIKPHVLWKDWSEKSESIHGITRHRLEEEGIHLVEVAEALNEHIPEIAYCDAWTFDSFWLHRLFRGAKLKPTFKLESISMLLDSYQVQRWQSTRNTIIEELKIPTHRAANDALILHKTWKSLQH; this comes from the coding sequence ATGCCAACGTTCATAGATTTTGAAGCCTCCAGCCTGGATTTGATCAGCAGCTTTCCAATCGAGGTCGGAATCTGTAAAGCGGATGGTTCCATATTCAACTGGCTCATCAAACCCCACGTACTCTGGAAGGACTGGTCCGAGAAGTCGGAGAGCATTCACGGAATCACACGCCATCGACTTGAAGAAGAAGGCATTCATCTGGTTGAAGTCGCTGAAGCATTAAATGAACACATACCGGAAATTGCTTACTGTGATGCCTGGACGTTCGACTCCTTTTGGCTGCATCGCTTGTTCAGAGGTGCCAAGCTTAAACCGACATTCAAGCTTGAGAGCATCTCAATGCTACTTGACAGTTATCAAGTGCAACGCTGGCAAAGTACCCGTAACACCATCATTGAAGAGCTCAAAATTCCCACCCATCGCGCAGCCAATGATGCTTTAATTCTGCACAAAACCTGGAAGTCATTGCAGCATTAG
- a CDS encoding response regulator, translated as MPIGPQVRIDLYDEIPEYDLNQRLRYFEDHPGTLTIDEVIKRDASIPFKFNPEGPLSFGYTGAAIWVRLPMEYKGSFPKREYWLELDLPLLDIADVFVVDEQGNYQQFRSGYEVPISQRYIPNPSFVFPIKLEKHKPVVTYVRIKSDFTIHIPMTLWTEKGFSEHVALVELFYGIFLGSMAIMISYNFFVFWTVREKAYFFYVFYIVGYLLFTTTERVHGLQMFGDIPEMFHRRYLAIYIWLAWTGAFLMLRYFVNSPKNAPDMDRIIKVLAQASVLSLILSSMVEIVVAIQWAVVGTIFCTVVITWFGYSAMVRGFPGAQLYFVAWILNFGGVGVYGLAVTGNLPWNLLTANSPQFGVAFQLVLISFALADRIKVAQRMALDANQRAVSHLQRYRSLFDNAVEGIYQISLNHNFIDANPAMGELLGYSSSRDLILSTPDALSACYMDRSVRDSVVSHIQKGQEIIGLEAAYQTCLGEPRWGSTTLRIIYNKDGTPSHLEGSLIDITEEKERERVEKEREQERLHRQMAEASAAAKSQFLANMSHEIRTPLTAIIGYGESLLDDSMGPDEKRRSAETVVRSGRHLLELINDILDHSKIDANKLEVEILPVSLLEMMAEIKSYFEPKANEKGLEFSIQYDFPVPASVQTDSTRIKQILINLCGNALKFTDRGSIRINIRCDREQEMIYFKVVDTGIGLKPEQMTRLFDAFAQASPSIAREYGGTGLGLNISKRLAEMLGGTIRVTSTYGQGSEFEVSLATGSLDDVQFIRDSSELTENQLNIRIARAPKLKGRILYAEDNEVNRRLVELLIRKTGATLTLVNNGAEALKAASEEDFDLILMDIQMPVMDGRDATEAIRKSGNSTPIIALTANIMAEDIREYKDAGCDDCLAKPIEKNRFYQTLERYLEVLPRDSEVPEGDDNPQFCGTVLVAEDNTDNQMLMEKYLKRVGVNAIIVENGKLAVQKALTDTVDLVLMDHHMPEMEGPEAIRMLRQTGFRRPILAFTASDCKDDLQEFHSAGCDGVLAKPVDRKALYDVLGNHLKKVTEQSKEDLLLEDAEFRAIVTEFIRNLPSRLDTMKQAFAEENWDEVRQVAHQIKGIAGSMGYPLITEKAKLLDMAIKNNESESYRKLMDDVISECEDAVEGYVDDDVPVSAQSQ; from the coding sequence GTGCCAATTGGTCCGCAAGTCCGGATAGACCTCTATGATGAGATTCCAGAATATGATTTAAATCAGCGTTTACGATATTTCGAGGATCACCCCGGTACACTCACGATTGATGAGGTGATCAAGCGGGACGCGTCCATTCCATTCAAATTCAATCCTGAAGGGCCACTGAGCTTCGGCTATACCGGGGCAGCAATCTGGGTCAGGCTACCGATGGAATACAAAGGCAGTTTTCCGAAGCGGGAGTATTGGTTAGAGCTGGATTTGCCGCTATTGGATATTGCTGATGTATTTGTTGTTGATGAACAGGGTAATTATCAACAGTTTCGAAGTGGTTACGAAGTACCTATTTCCCAGCGTTATATCCCTAACCCCAGCTTTGTTTTCCCAATCAAACTCGAAAAACACAAGCCTGTGGTCACTTATGTCCGGATAAAAAGTGACTTTACGATCCATATACCAATGACGCTCTGGACCGAAAAAGGATTTTCCGAGCATGTTGCTCTGGTGGAACTGTTTTACGGCATTTTCCTGGGCAGCATGGCGATCATGATCAGTTACAACTTTTTTGTATTCTGGACCGTTCGGGAAAAAGCCTATTTCTTTTACGTGTTTTATATCGTCGGATATCTGTTGTTCACGACGACGGAGCGGGTGCACGGTTTGCAGATGTTTGGTGATATCCCCGAGATGTTCCACCGTCGTTATTTGGCCATCTACATCTGGCTAGCCTGGACCGGGGCATTTCTGATGCTGCGTTATTTCGTGAATTCGCCCAAAAATGCTCCGGATATGGATCGTATTATCAAGGTGCTGGCTCAGGCATCGGTTTTGTCTCTGATCCTGTCTTCGATGGTGGAAATCGTTGTTGCCATTCAATGGGCTGTTGTGGGTACCATTTTCTGTACTGTAGTGATTACCTGGTTTGGCTACAGTGCGATGGTTCGAGGATTCCCGGGGGCGCAGTTGTATTTTGTTGCCTGGATACTTAATTTCGGTGGGGTTGGTGTCTATGGCTTGGCCGTCACGGGAAATTTGCCCTGGAATTTGTTAACCGCTAATTCTCCCCAGTTTGGTGTCGCCTTCCAACTGGTTCTGATTTCCTTTGCCCTTGCGGATCGTATCAAAGTGGCACAGCGTATGGCATTAGATGCGAATCAACGCGCGGTGAGTCATTTGCAACGCTACCGGTCATTGTTTGATAATGCTGTAGAAGGCATTTACCAGATATCGCTGAATCATAATTTTATCGACGCAAATCCCGCAATGGGGGAACTCCTGGGCTATTCAAGTTCGAGAGATTTGATTTTGAGTACGCCCGATGCATTGTCGGCTTGTTATATGGATCGTTCCGTACGTGATTCTGTTGTCAGCCACATTCAGAAAGGTCAGGAGATTATTGGTCTGGAAGCGGCCTACCAGACCTGCTTGGGGGAACCCCGCTGGGGCTCGACAACTTTGCGTATTATCTACAACAAAGACGGAACGCCTTCCCATTTGGAGGGGTCGTTGATTGATATTACTGAAGAAAAAGAGCGTGAACGCGTAGAAAAAGAACGTGAGCAGGAACGATTGCATCGCCAAATGGCTGAGGCATCCGCTGCTGCGAAGAGCCAGTTTCTGGCTAACATGAGTCATGAGATCCGTACACCGCTGACTGCGATAATTGGTTACGGCGAGTCATTGCTCGATGATAGTATGGGGCCGGACGAAAAAAGACGTTCAGCGGAAACCGTAGTGCGCAGCGGGCGGCATCTTTTGGAGTTGATCAATGATATTCTGGACCACTCCAAAATTGATGCAAATAAGTTGGAAGTAGAAATCCTTCCGGTGTCGCTACTGGAAATGATGGCGGAAATTAAATCCTATTTTGAGCCAAAGGCCAATGAAAAAGGTCTGGAATTTTCGATTCAGTATGATTTTCCTGTTCCTGCGAGTGTCCAGACAGATTCCACTCGGATCAAACAGATTCTGATAAATTTATGTGGTAATGCGCTTAAATTTACAGATCGTGGCAGTATTCGTATCAATATACGTTGCGATCGTGAACAGGAAATGATCTATTTTAAAGTGGTGGATACTGGGATCGGCCTCAAGCCAGAGCAAATGACCCGTTTATTCGATGCCTTTGCCCAGGCATCCCCGTCTATTGCCCGTGAGTATGGGGGAACCGGACTCGGTTTAAACATTTCCAAGAGACTGGCTGAGATGCTGGGCGGAACGATCCGCGTGACCAGCACGTACGGACAGGGTAGTGAGTTTGAAGTGTCCCTGGCAACGGGATCGCTGGATGATGTGCAATTTATAAGAGATAGTAGTGAGTTGACTGAGAACCAGCTAAACATTCGAATCGCCCGAGCGCCTAAATTGAAGGGACGGATCCTCTATGCCGAAGACAATGAAGTGAATCGTCGTCTGGTAGAGTTGTTGATCCGGAAAACCGGTGCAACACTTACCTTGGTCAATAACGGTGCAGAGGCATTGAAAGCGGCATCAGAAGAAGACTTTGATCTGATTCTGATGGATATTCAAATGCCGGTCATGGACGGACGGGATGCCACTGAGGCCATTCGGAAATCAGGGAACAGTACGCCAATTATCGCATTGACTGCCAACATCATGGCTGAAGATATCCGAGAGTATAAAGATGCCGGATGTGATGACTGCCTTGCCAAGCCCATTGAAAAAAATCGATTTTATCAAACCCTTGAGCGTTACCTGGAGGTACTTCCAAGAGATAGTGAGGTTCCTGAAGGGGATGATAACCCCCAATTTTGCGGAACGGTTCTGGTCGCTGAAGATAACACCGATAATCAAATGCTGATGGAGAAGTATCTTAAACGAGTCGGTGTGAACGCAATTATTGTTGAAAATGGCAAACTGGCTGTTCAGAAGGCCTTGACGGATACTGTGGACTTGGTGCTAATGGATCACCATATGCCGGAAATGGAAGGTCCGGAGGCTATTCGCATGCTCAGACAAACCGGTTTTCGTCGTCCGATTCTCGCTTTTACGGCATCAGACTGTAAGGATGATTTACAGGAGTTTCACAGTGCGGGCTGTGATGGGGTGTTGGCTAAACCTGTTGATCGAAAAGCGTTATATGACGTGCTCGGAAATCATCTGAAAAAAGTCACCGAGCAGTCTAAAGAAGATCTTTTACTCGAAGATGCAGAATTCCGAGCGATTGTGACAGAGTTCATACGGAATTTACCGAGCCGCCTTGATACGATGAAACAGGCTTTTGCTGAGGAAAATTGGGACGAGGTTCGCCAGGTCGCCCATCAAATAAAGGGTATTGCGGGTTCTATGGGCTACCCACTCATTACAGAGAAAGCCAAGTTGCTGGATATGGCCATCAAAAATAATGAGAGTGAGTCTTACCGAAAGTTAATGGACGATGTGATTTCAGAGTGCGAAGATGCAGTTGAAGGTTATGTCGATGACGACGTCCCGGTGAGTGCACAAAGCCAATAA
- the queC gene encoding 7-cyano-7-deazaguanine synthase QueC: MVNPETTGAQDKAVVIYSGGMDSYTLLNLALRQHHRVYALSFNYGQRHSKELHFAQKVCDELAIPHKLVDIMAINQLILGSSLTDDIEVPEGHYEETSMKSTVVPNRNMIMLSLAIGWAVSIKANVVYYGAHSGDHAIYPDCRPEFVQKMDDVARIANYEEVQIQAPFMYMSKIDILAQGLQWQLDYGKTWTCYNGREKACGKCGSCTERLEAFTHHGLKDPLAYE; encoded by the coding sequence ATGGTTAATCCAGAGACGACTGGGGCTCAGGACAAAGCGGTCGTCATATACTCCGGGGGAATGGATTCCTATACGCTATTGAATCTGGCCCTGCGCCAACATCACCGTGTCTATGCACTTTCCTTTAATTATGGCCAGCGCCATAGCAAAGAATTGCATTTTGCCCAGAAAGTCTGCGATGAACTGGCGATTCCCCACAAGTTAGTCGATATAATGGCGATTAACCAGTTGATACTGGGATCATCCTTAACCGATGATATCGAAGTGCCTGAAGGGCATTATGAAGAAACCAGTATGAAATCCACCGTCGTTCCCAATCGCAACATGATTATGCTGTCGTTGGCGATTGGCTGGGCGGTATCCATCAAGGCAAACGTGGTGTATTACGGTGCCCACAGTGGCGATCATGCGATTTACCCTGACTGCCGTCCTGAGTTTGTGCAAAAAATGGATGATGTTGCCCGGATTGCCAACTACGAGGAAGTACAAATTCAAGCGCCTTTCATGTACATGAGCAAGATTGATATTCTTGCCCAGGGTCTTCAGTGGCAGTTGGATTATGGCAAAACCTGGACCTGTTACAATGGCCGGGAGAAGGCCTGTGGCAAGTGTGGATCCTGCACGGAACGGCTCGAGGCGTTTACGCATCACGGCCTTAAAGATCCTCTGGCCTACGAGTGA
- the queE gene encoding 7-carboxy-7-deazaguanine synthase yields MFYSLQGEGARSGRAAVFCRFSKCNLWTGREQDRKAAVCNFCDTDIVGTDGQNGGIFTGALALVDAVTALWPDNAGGKPYVICTGGEPALQLDEELISCFHDSGFEVGIETNGTLPLPNGLDWICVSPKGSAQVVVEHCNELKLVYPQALAPPERFQNLSAENYFLSPMASPNVADSALDAFKQENTRKALEYCLVHPQWRLTLQMHKLLGID; encoded by the coding sequence ATGTTCTATTCGCTGCAAGGTGAAGGGGCACGATCCGGACGCGCGGCTGTATTTTGCCGGTTCAGTAAATGCAATCTTTGGACAGGACGAGAGCAGGATCGCAAAGCCGCTGTTTGTAACTTTTGCGATACGGATATTGTGGGCACAGATGGCCAGAACGGGGGGATATTTACGGGTGCATTGGCCTTGGTCGATGCCGTAACGGCCCTTTGGCCAGACAATGCGGGGGGAAAGCCTTACGTCATCTGTACCGGTGGCGAGCCTGCGTTACAACTGGATGAGGAACTGATTAGTTGTTTCCACGATAGTGGCTTCGAAGTCGGAATCGAAACCAACGGCACCTTACCCCTGCCAAATGGTCTGGACTGGATCTGTGTCAGTCCCAAGGGCTCTGCACAGGTGGTAGTTGAGCACTGTAACGAGTTAAAGCTCGTTTACCCGCAAGCGCTTGCTCCACCTGAACGGTTTCAGAATTTGAGTGCAGAGAATTATTTTTTGTCACCGATGGCAAGCCCGAATGTAGCGGATTCGGCCTTGGATGCATTCAAGCAGGAGAATACCCGAAAAGCGCTTGAGTATTGCCTTGTGCATCCGCAATGGCGTCTGACACTGCAGATGCACAAGCTGTTGGGAATCGATTAA
- a CDS encoding response regulator: MQEVSVLIVEDDPEMRSLLRKTLSQIGVSRIGEAEDGNNAIQKYLEEFYDIVMLDIGLPDMDGLKLLSSFKRLKKDAFVVLVTGDDSIESIQTAISSGANGYVVKPYSYEKILDVINNYMLIQEPDQGLV; the protein is encoded by the coding sequence ATGCAAGAAGTCAGTGTTCTGATTGTAGAAGATGACCCGGAAATGCGGTCACTTTTGAGAAAAACGCTGAGTCAAATTGGTGTGAGCCGGATTGGTGAAGCTGAAGATGGAAATAATGCGATTCAAAAGTATCTTGAAGAGTTTTATGACATTGTTATGTTGGATATCGGTTTGCCCGATATGGACGGTCTTAAGCTGTTAAGTTCATTCAAGCGTTTGAAAAAAGATGCGTTTGTAGTACTGGTAACCGGGGATGATTCGATAGAAAGTATTCAAACAGCCATTAGTTCCGGAGCGAATGGTTATGTTGTGAAGCCTTACTCTTACGAAAAAATTCTGGATGTGATTAACAACTATATGTTGATCCAGGAGCCAGACCAGGGCTTGGTATAG
- a CDS encoding PAS domain-containing hybrid sensor histidine kinase/response regulator, with amino-acid sequence MNQPTVQTQELKQAVFLKISALSMVAYVAVTWFMLQLGLTVMAPFMLSASILSALGITLCLFQLYGSARFVFLAGVTLFWSSLVTSLLDSDSRFLLIAALLPLPFFIFTTSEKQMRLASMGLLVAVSALSERFLALGSSESSWHVFAELPWQELLHSERMTAASQGLTMIILASLIYILIHRIERSRESLRLHEDKLKAIVTSLNDVVFEINEHHQIVNVWTGNESNLPLARHVYENAEVKKYLPGAIYTQFSEAATLALATESEQRFEYCSPSNGVWYEARVKKLLSNVPADQRVVISLRNINDQLNTRKRLATQNLFVEKHWDAVVYTDTKGVVQFANEATYRGYGLRQNSLGSNSIAVLLGEKKYLIDLIVSDLQKRDRWQGETSIKRPDGELVRVGLTVQVLDDQETGARSLAWCLRDITEHKNAERALRLSEKRFKSMTVNAPGIIFEWVSSRDGTYWGFNYISPRVEEMFGLSPEKCMADAGELIQYIHPADFEGFAANLTEVTQNLSGWNYVARLILPGNDVRWFRCIATPIDCDDRNVVFHCILMDITQEVLSQAELLHAKERAELATQEKSNFLSTMSHEIRTPLNAVIGLSHLLLEDAPTKAQVENLTTLKFSAESLLSLINDILDFSKIEAGKIDLEMIPTDLRRLVKSVLASLELQAEEKGIDLRCFLDPKLPMLVRTDPTRLSQILINLLSNAIKFTDRGYVQIVIKAGKSQGEKIDIEFRVKDTGIGIGPETQQSIFDFFNQADNSITRKYGGTGLGLAITKGLLDLFGSRMVVKSAIGQGAMFAFKLTLPLAKVSELEALPNQAEPESAEAVLRGCRVLLVEDNRVNVMVARKLLSKWGAEIDVADDGEAAIRMVQEQEYHIVLMDIQMPNMDGYEATRAIRQLGGKYKKLPILALTATVLEEVLQKTEAVGLNGVLSKPIRPGELKQQLSQYY; translated from the coding sequence GTGAATCAGCCAACGGTGCAAACGCAAGAGCTCAAGCAGGCTGTATTTCTCAAAATTAGCGCATTAAGTATGGTGGCATACGTTGCAGTGACTTGGTTTATGCTGCAATTGGGCTTAACTGTGATGGCACCATTCATGTTAAGCGCCTCGATTTTGAGTGCGCTGGGCATTACGCTTTGTTTGTTTCAGCTCTATGGTTCCGCACGTTTTGTATTCCTGGCTGGTGTCACGTTGTTTTGGTCATCGTTGGTCACAAGCCTGCTCGATTCGGATTCCCGGTTTTTGTTGATTGCGGCACTGCTACCTCTTCCTTTTTTTATTTTTACGACTTCCGAAAAGCAAATGCGGCTCGCCTCGATGGGTTTGTTGGTGGCGGTGAGTGCTTTAAGCGAGAGATTCTTGGCTTTGGGTTCGAGTGAGTCTTCCTGGCACGTCTTTGCCGAGTTACCGTGGCAAGAGCTATTGCATTCAGAGCGAATGACCGCGGCTTCCCAAGGGTTGACCATGATCATTCTGGCCTCCTTGATTTATATTTTGATCCACAGGATTGAGCGATCCCGGGAGTCGCTTCGACTTCATGAAGATAAACTTAAAGCGATTGTTACCTCCCTGAACGATGTGGTGTTTGAAATTAACGAGCACCATCAGATTGTCAACGTCTGGACTGGAAATGAATCGAATCTGCCTTTGGCAAGGCATGTTTATGAGAATGCCGAGGTCAAGAAGTACCTCCCGGGGGCGATTTATACGCAATTTAGCGAGGCCGCGACCTTAGCGCTGGCCACTGAATCTGAACAGCGTTTTGAGTATTGTTCGCCATCGAATGGTGTCTGGTATGAAGCTCGGGTCAAAAAACTCCTGAGTAATGTTCCTGCCGATCAACGGGTTGTGATTTCGCTACGTAACATAAATGACCAACTCAACACCCGTAAGCGCTTGGCCACACAAAATTTGTTTGTTGAAAAACATTGGGATGCCGTGGTCTACACCGACACCAAAGGTGTCGTCCAGTTCGCGAATGAAGCAACATACAGGGGTTATGGTCTCAGGCAGAATAGCCTGGGAAGCAACTCCATTGCAGTGTTGTTGGGTGAGAAAAAGTATTTGATCGATTTGATTGTCAGTGATCTGCAAAAACGCGATCGCTGGCAGGGGGAAACGTCGATCAAGCGCCCGGATGGCGAACTGGTTCGAGTCGGTTTGACAGTTCAGGTGCTGGATGACCAGGAAACCGGAGCCCGTTCATTGGCGTGGTGTCTCCGGGATATCACGGAACACAAGAACGCAGAAAGGGCCCTGCGTCTCAGTGAAAAACGCTTTAAAAGTATGACGGTTAATGCACCGGGCATCATTTTTGAGTGGGTTTCCAGCCGAGATGGGACTTACTGGGGATTTAATTATATTAGCCCCCGAGTCGAAGAAATGTTTGGTTTGAGCCCTGAAAAGTGCATGGCAGATGCAGGTGAACTGATACAGTACATTCATCCCGCGGATTTCGAGGGCTTTGCAGCAAACTTGACCGAGGTGACGCAAAATCTCAGTGGCTGGAACTACGTTGCCCGCTTGATTTTACCGGGAAATGACGTGCGCTGGTTTCGTTGTATTGCGACGCCAATTGATTGTGATGATCGAAATGTTGTTTTTCATTGCATTCTCATGGATATCACTCAAGAAGTGCTTTCCCAGGCCGAATTGTTACATGCCAAGGAGCGTGCCGAGCTTGCAACCCAGGAGAAATCCAACTTTCTGTCGACTATGAGCCATGAAATTCGGACACCGCTGAATGCGGTGATCGGATTATCCCACCTCTTGTTGGAAGATGCGCCAACCAAAGCTCAGGTAGAGAACCTCACAACCTTGAAGTTCTCCGCCGAAAGTCTCTTAAGTCTCATAAACGATATTCTGGATTTCAGCAAAATTGAAGCGGGCAAGATTGACCTGGAAATGATTCCAACCGATTTGCGTCGACTGGTCAAGTCGGTGCTGGCCTCACTGGAGTTGCAAGCAGAAGAAAAAGGTATCGATTTACGCTGTTTCCTGGATCCCAAGTTACCCATGTTGGTTCGTACCGATCCGACGCGGCTGTCGCAAATCCTGATTAACCTGTTGAGTAATGCGATCAAGTTTACGGATCGGGGTTACGTACAAATTGTCATTAAGGCAGGTAAATCCCAGGGTGAAAAAATCGATATCGAGTTCCGGGTTAAAGATACCGGAATTGGTATCGGGCCAGAAACGCAACAAAGCATTTTTGACTTTTTCAACCAGGCGGATAACTCAATTACGCGTAAGTATGGTGGTACCGGACTGGGATTGGCCATCACCAAGGGCCTGCTGGATTTGTTCGGGTCGCGAATGGTGGTTAAGAGCGCAATTGGGCAAGGGGCGATGTTTGCCTTCAAATTAACATTGCCATTGGCGAAGGTCAGTGAATTGGAGGCGTTGCCAAATCAGGCGGAACCCGAGTCTGCGGAAGCCGTTTTACGGGGTTGTCGCGTGCTGTTGGTTGAGGATAATCGGGTCAATGTTATGGTGGCACGCAAGTTGCTGAGTAAGTGGGGGGCCGAAATTGATGTCGCAGATGATGGAGAGGCGGCGATCAGGATGGTTCAGGAACAGGAATACCATATTGTATTGATGGATATTCAAATGCCGAACATGGATGGCTACGAAGCGACGCGGGCAATCCGACAGCTGGGTGGAAAGTATAAGAAATTACCTATTCTGGCGCTGACAGCAACCGTTTTGGAAGAAGTATTGCAGAAAACTGAAGCCGTAGGCCTTAATGGTGTGCTTAGTAAACCGATTCGTCCCGGTGAATTGAAGCAACAGCTTTCTCAGTATTATTAG